Genomic segment of Acinetobacter larvae:
TTTACGCGTGCTGATCGTGACAGGAATGATCTCATCTTTGAAATAACCTTCACGTATCGCTGTTTGAGCACGTTCAAGTGAGCGAATTGCAAAGTTATCCATTTGTTCGCGGCTATATTCACGGCTATTGGCCATGTCTTGGGCAAAAGATCCCATTAAACGCCCTGTTTCTGCATCTTCTAAACCATCTAGAAACATATGATCTTTCACTTCACCATGTCCCATACGGTATCCACCACGTGCCTTAGGCAGTAGGTAAGGGGCATTGCTCATGGATTCCATGCCACCAGCAACCACGACCTCGGCTGAGCCAGCTTTGATCATATCGCTGGCTTGCATGACCGCTTTCATCCCTGAACCACACAATTTGTTAATGGTTACAGCGCCTGTCTGATCTGGAAGCCCAGCAAGACGCATTGCTTGGCGGGCGGGTCCTTGTTTTAAACCTGCGGGAAGAACACAACCCATAATCACTTCTTGTACATCTGTAGGCTGTAGTCCAGCACGCTGTACCGCAGCTTGAATAACGGCTGCACCCAGTTGTGGGGCAGTCGCGGCGGATAAACTTCCCTGAAACCCGCCCATCGCAGTACGTGCACCATTTACAATCACAATGCCAGTCATTGTTATATTCTCCGGTTTTATAAGATGATAAAGCTAAATTTAGCGACAATATGGACTAAAATTTTGTTCAACTTATGCAGTATATGCAAAATATTCTGAGAAAAAAGCCTAATCGTTGTTTAGATTTAAACGCAGCAGTAACGCTTCAATCTTGCATTTAATATAGATCAGCACTTGCGAACAGGCTTTATTGCGGTCTGATACGTGTGATGAGCGGCATGATGAGATGGGGGCTGTCCAAGTAAGAGAATTTCAAGGCTGACGAGCACTGTTGGGCTTAAGACGATGAGCAGTTTGGTCTAAGAATAGGTCTTTGATGTCCCATTGCACTCAGGATGAGATCATGACTTAAACTGTTATATTGGCTATTACAGTAGCGAAAACGTCCCATTGAACCACGGGGTAAGGCATTATCTCCTTGAAATACGATGCTATTGATGTGGCTGGCATTACCGAGCCATTGTAGTGAACCGTGCCGGAGTTGTTGTTTGTTGTGTTGTAAAATAGGTTCATCTGTATCGCGTTGTTGGTTGTGGTTATAGTCTACAAAAAGCAAAAGTCCATTGTGCCATGCTTGAGCTTGGCAGTTCTGTAGGTCGGTAGAAGCACAGAGTACAATATTTTGCTGACGACTCAAGGCTTCGAGTTTTGCCAGTTGCAATAGCTTAGAGAGTGTTTGTTGAACTTGATCGGATTCTCGTCGTTGTAGTTGGTAAGATACGCTAGGTACCGCAATACTTGCGATGATGACCAAGAGGGTGATGCTCAGTAACACTTCTAATAATGTTAAACCTTGATCTGGATAATGTTTTGATGAGGGGGATGTGGCGGGCATATCCATGGTTCTCGTCTGGTTATTATGTTTTTTTTTGAACTGTATAGTACGACAAAAAATATGTATATACCTTTTGGGCGTATTTAGAGTGAATTTTATGTGATATTCAAATATGTCAATTTAAATTTTGTAAGTATAGAAAATTGCCAGAAATACGGTTTATTTAGTGAATTAAAATATCGAAATTTAATGTTAAAGTCGCTTGGTCATCACGGCGGTCAAGTGACTTTGTGATCAAATGGTATTTATTTTTATTATTAAATTCAGTGTCTTATGGTTTTTGTTTTTTCTTTAAAATTAATTTATTCATTACAAAAGCTTAAATATAAATGGTTGATAAGTTGATCATGATCAGCGATACTACAAGGGTTTTAACGCGGTGCGATGGTGCTCGAAAATGAAAAACGCATTCATCTGGTGCTGCTCTAGTAAATAGTAAAGTAATTCCTAAAATAGTTTAGAAAGAGAGATATTTCTCAAATTATTTGCTCTTTGTATTACGCTAATTGTCGAAAGCTGTTAAAATAAACCCTGATTAAGTATGAGGATAAGTCGTTTACGTAATTCACATCGAGTAAATTTACTCAATTACAACGGAAATTGTAAGTAATTTTGTCAATAATTTACTTGATTAAATTTATCAAGCACTTGGAAAAACTAAAAAGTGTTTGTATGATTCACGTGAGTGGCTTAAAAAAAATACTGGGTATATAGCAAGCTTATCTCAGGTAGCTAACGTATTTTAGGCTGAGCTTGAACAACATTTGTTATCTCTGGAGGAAATCCATGAAATTGAGTCGTATTGCACTTGCTATGCTTGTTGCTGCGCCATTAGCTGCGGCTAATGCTGGTGTGACTGTAACTCCGTTGTTACTTGGTTACACGTTCCAAGACACTAAACACAATAACAGCCGAGATCACCTCACAAACAATGGTGAGCTACAAGATGATTTATTTGTTGGTGCTGCGCTTGGTGTTGAATTAACTCCATGGTTAGGTTTTGAAGCTGAATATAACCAAGTTAAAGGTGATGTAGACGCTGCAAATCTTAACGGTGCAGAATACAAGCAAAGACAAATCAATGGTAACTTCTATGTTACTTCTGATTTAATCACTAAAAACTACGACAGCAAAATTAAGCCGTATGTACTTTTAGGTGGTGGTCACTATAAATATACATTCAGTGGTGCTAGTGATTCTGCTTTAGGTCGCGTAAACCGTGGCTTGAAAGAAGAAGGTACCCTTGGTAATGCTGGTATCGGTGCATTCTGGCGCTTGAACGATGTATTGTCTCTACGTACTGAAGCACGTGCGACTTATAACATCGATGAAGACTTCTGGAACTACACAGCACTTGCTGGTTTGAACGTTGTTCTTGGTGGTCACTTGAAACCTGCTGCTCCTGTAGCTGTGGTTGAGCCTGTTGCTCCTGTTGTTCCAGCTCCTGTAGTTGAACAGCCGAAAGAATTGACTGAAACATTGAACATGGAACTTCGCGTGTTCTTTGACATCAACAAGTCAAACATCAAAGACCAATACAAACCTGAAATCGCTAAAGTTGCTGAAAAACTTAACGAATATCCAAATGCAACTGCATCAATCGAAGGTCACACAGACAATACTGGTCCACGTCAGTTGAACGAACGTCTATCTCTTGCACGTGCTAACTCTGTTAAATCTGCACTTGTAGGCGAGTACAACATCGACCCAGCTCGTTTGTCTACTCAAGGTTTTGCATGGGATAACCCAATTGCAGACAACAAAACTAAAGAAGGTCGTGCTATGAACCGTCGTGTATTCGCGACAATCGTAGGTAGCCGTACTGTTCTTGCGCAACCAGGTCAATAAGCCTAGCTTATTACCCTAGGATGATATAAAACGGTTCTTCGGAACCGTTTTTTTATTGATGAAAAAAGTACTAGAGCAAAAAGTCTAAAAGAAAGAAAAAACGATTGATCAACCAGAAATACTCAGTCACATGGCGTGACTGAGTTGGGTGATGATGGAAAGTGTTTATTTAGCCTTTAACACATAGAACTTGCTTAAGCGTATGTACGACTTCAATTAAGTCTTGCTGATTCGCCATGACGTGTTGAATATCTTTGTACGCTGCTGGAATCTCATCTACAACAGACTTGTCTTTACGACATTCTATGCCATTGGTCTGTGCAATAAGATCTTGTTGACTAAAGACTTGTTTGGCTTTGGAGCGGCTCATTTTACGACCAGCACCGTGTGAACAAGAACAAAAAGACTCAGGATTGCCTTTGCCGCGAACAATAAAGGATTGTGCACCCATAGAACCTGGAATAATGCCATATTCGCCTAAACCTGCCCGTATGGCACCTTTACGTGTTACATAGACTTCTTCACCAAAGTGCGTTTCTTTTTGCACATAATTATGATGACAGTTAATGGCTTCTTTGGTCATTTGAAAACTAGGTAGCAATGGACGAATTGCCTCTAGCACCAAACGCATCATTTCACGTCTATTTTCATAGGCATAGTGTTGAGCCCATGCCACTGCTTCAACATAGTCGTCAAAGCTAGTCGAACCTTCAGCAAAATAAGATAAGTCTTTATCTGGCACATGTCCAAAACGATGTTGCGCTTCTTTCTTGGCACGTTCAATAAAATAAGTACCAATTACATTGCCTAAACCACGACTACCTGAATGTAGCATAATCCAAACATCTTGATTCTCATCGACACACAGTTCTATAAAGTGATTGCCTCCACCGAGTGTGCCTAACTGTTTCTGCCAAGTACTGTTAAAGTGTCTTAGCATACGCGTTAACGCAGGATGCTTACGTGTAATCACTTGTAGTTGTTTGTCGAGTGGGCTGAGAGTAGAGGCTTTGGCTTTAATTTGTTTATGCATTTCAAAACCCACAGGAACTTTACGCTCAATTGCATTACGCAACGCGCTTAAGTTGTCAGGAAGTTGAGCCGCTTTTAAACTCAAACGTAATGCATTCATACCACAACCAATATCAACCCCAACAGTCGCTGGAATAATGGCATTTTTGGTCGGAACTACGCTGCCTACAGTCGCACCTTTACCAACATGTACATCAGGCATCACCGCAATATGTGAATGTACAAATTGCAGTTGTGCCATTTTTCGTAATTGAATCAGACTTTCTTCATCAACATCTTGGGTATAAATTTTTACGGGAACGCCATATACCGCTTTGGCGTTTAATATCATTTGTATGCCCATTATTTTTACTCGAACATTTTATAGTTGTTGTGCCCGTTTTTTAGTCATAAAAAAACCTAGCCAAATGCTAGGTTGTTTGCATTCGGGCACATGCGATAATTTAAATGCACGTGTCCGTGAGTTGACGCATGCTATTTATTAAGTGTTTATTTCCAAATTTTGCATGACATCCTCCTCATTTATCTGTTGGCTAAATTGTCAGAAATTGCAATTTAGTGCGGGCTATTATAGACATAGATTTTAAGCCGTCAAGTCATCTCGCAAATTGCTTTGCGAAATATTGATCGCGCTTGACGGCTGAATCTACTGATATGAATAGAATGGCTTTATATTTCGCGATCAGTATTCATTGGTTTAACATCCATGTCTTGGTAAGAAACTAATTTGGTTCTGTATTTAAACTTATAACCTAACCAAATGACCAAGAATAATGGAATGGTAATATAGGTTGATAATAAACCGACCCAGTTAATTTTATCGCCGATAATGGCTTCGTAATTTTGTCCCAACACGATGATCGAACATAAAATAAATGCAAACCACGGTGCAAAAGGGAAGAACTTGGCACGGTAAGCGAGATCCTCAAGTTTATAGCCCTGAGCAATATAGCCTTTACGAAAGCGATAATGTGAAATGGCAATGCCGAGCCATACGATAAAGCCACACATACCCGACATATTGAGTAACCAAGTAAAGACTTGTTGTTCACCAATAAAAGTGGTTAAGAAGCACAGTGCTGCAACAGCGGTGGTTGCATATAAGGCATGCATGGGCACACCACGGCGATCAAGTTTGGCAAACCAGCGTGGCGCTTTACCATTTTGTGCCATGTTGAATAACATACGGGTTGAAGAATACATGCCTGAGTTACCCGCAGATAAAATGGCAGATAAAATAACAGCATTCATCATACCTGCTGCAAAAGCAAAGCCAGCACGCTCTAAAATTAAGGTAAAAGGTGAAAGTGTAACGTTACCAACCGTACCTTCGGCGGCAAGATTAAGGTTTGGATCGGTATAGGCAATCAGCGTACCAATAATAAAAATACAGACAATATAAAATAATAGAATTCGCCAGAAAATCTGTTTGATGGCAAGTGGAATGGTTTTTTTAGGGTTTTTTGATTCACCTGCCGCGACTCCGACCATTTCAGTGCCTTGGAAGGAGAAACCTGCAACCATGGCAACACCAATCATGGCTTGTAAACCACCGACAAAGGGTGCATCACCTGTGGTCCAGTTTTTCGCAATACTTTCTGTTGGTGACAGCATAATATTGGCGATCATATAGATGCCGACAATAATAAAGAAAATAATGGCAATAACTTTAATCAATGAAAATAAAAATTCACTTTCACCAAATCCACGGACGGTGAGCGCATTAATGCAGAAAATGACGCCTAAAAATAAGGCACTCCAATAGAAACCGGGGATATCTGGTAGCCAAAATTTCATAATAAATTGGACGGCAACCAATTCAAAGGCAACTGTAATTGCCCAGTTATACCAATAGTTCCAGCCTAATGCAAAACCAAAGCCTTCTTCTACATATTTATTACCATAGGTAAAAAAAGCACCGGAAGTGGGGTTATGCGTGGCAAGTTCACCTAAGCTGGTCATCAAGAAGTAAATCATGATGCCGATTAATGCATAGGCCAGTAAAGCACCGCCAGGGCCTGCTTGACTGATGGTTGTTCCTGATGCCAAAAATAATCCGGTACCAATTGAACCACCAATCGCAATCATATTTAAGTGACGCGCGCCAAGCTTGCGCTGGAGTTTCCTGAGATCTGTGCTGCTCATGATAGGTCCTTATTCAATCTATTCGTGCGCAAGGGCATAAATCACCTTAAAACCATTGTTATCCGCTTTAATATTGGTTTCAGTAAAGTGTTGCCCAATTAAGTTTGCATAATTTAAAAATCGATTGGCCACAATCCATAATTCACCCGGGTTTTTTAAATGTTGTCGGGCATAGTGGCATAAAGCTTCACTGGTATCATAATCGGTATGTATGCCTTGATGAAAGGGTGGATTGCTAATGATGGCATCCATTTTTTCAGGAATATCTTGGACTCCGGTGACTGCCACTATGTGTAATTGCTCGCTGTGTATTGCGTTTGCGGCAAAAGTCAGCTCGGTAGACTTAAGTGCGAAGGCATCGACATCTAATGCGTATATAATGTTGTTTAAATTAAACTTAGCGAGAAAACAAGCAATAATACCGGCACCACAACCAAAATCTGCCAACTGCCCTGATTTCACTTGTTCAAGATAGGGCAATAAAACCGCAGTCCCTGTATCAAGATGATCTTGGCTAAAGACCCCGGGTAGTGCACAAATCGTTAAGTTGTGCTGTTGATACTGTACCTGATATTTTTTGATCCAGCTGTCTAGGGGCTGTGCAATCACGGCTTGTGCTAATTGCATGCACCAGAGTTGGCAATGCCGTGCACTATCGAGCTTGATAGATTGACCATAGTGTTTGAGTTGTTTGGCTGCGCGCTCAATACCACCTTTTTTTTCACCCACTAATAACACGCGCTGTGTTGGCTTTAATAGGCTGAGTGCTTGGTTTAAGACATATTCCAGTAGATTCTTTGATTTGGGAACATAAATAACCACTTGATCGTAGTTATTTTGCGGTGGTTGTACCGCAAAATAACTGGTATAGCCTAAGCCAATATGCGCTTGATGATCCGCATAATTCCAACACCAGATCTCAGCATCAATTTTTACATCTAATGTACTCAATAATGCATCGGCAGGCGCATTAATAAACAGCACTCGTCCTGTTAAATAATCTTGCTGGCGAAGGATAACTTCACTACGTGGATCCATGATAGATACTCAAAACCTTATCGAATAATTGTGCTATGCATATTATGCATCATCATTTTTATGACCAGCAGGTAATAATAAATTGAGTAGCAGTGCTGCAATACCACCGGTCGCCACGCCAGAACTAAAAATATTACGGATGAGCTCGGGTAAGTGTTCTAAAATTTGTGGTACCTGTGCCACACCAAGACCCAGTGCTAAAGAAATTGCAATAATTAATAGCGCACGACGGTCTAACTGTATGCCAGCAAGGATATTAATACCGGATGCTGCCACTGCACCAAACATGACCATAACTGCGCCGCCCAAGACGGCTTGCGGAACAGCTTGAATAATACCTGCCACAGCAGGGAATAGCCCTAAAATAATCAACATAAAAGCAATCCAAATCCCGACATAACGACTTGCTACGCCAGTTAATTGAATCACACCATTATTTTGTGCAAATACTGAGCTTGGGAAGGTATTAAATAGACCGGCGAGAAATGAATTGGCACCATTCACCAATACACCACCCTTGATGCGTTGCATCCACTGTGGCCCCGTCACGGCTTGATTGGATATTTTAGAGGTTGCGGTAATATCACCAATGGCTTCTAAAGAGGTTACCAAATAAATAAATGCCATGGGAATAAATAAGCCCCAATCGAAGCTAATACCAAAATGCATTGGCTGTGGAATTTGCAGCACTGGCGCATCTTGTAAACCTGAAAAATCTAGATGCCCCATAACACCCGCGAGCGCATAGCCGATTAATAGTGCAATCAGAATAGCGGAACTTTTCACCCAAACAATACGAACGCGGTTTAATAAAATGATGATCGCCAACACTGTACAGGACATCATGAGATTGCTGCTATTGGCAAAGGTGTTGCTGCTCATCGCGGCATAGCCTCCACCCATGCTAATTAAGCCCTCTTTGATCAGGGTTAATCCAATCAATAACACCACAA
This window contains:
- a CDS encoding class I SAM-dependent methyltransferase, with the protein product MDPRSEVILRQQDYLTGRVLFINAPADALLSTLDVKIDAEIWCWNYADHQAHIGLGYTSYFAVQPPQNNYDQVVIYVPKSKNLLEYVLNQALSLLKPTQRVLLVGEKKGGIERAAKQLKHYGQSIKLDSARHCQLWCMQLAQAVIAQPLDSWIKKYQVQYQQHNLTICALPGVFSQDHLDTGTAVLLPYLEQVKSGQLADFGCGAGIIACFLAKFNLNNIIYALDVDAFALKSTELTFAANAIHSEQLHIVAVTGVQDIPEKMDAIISNPPFHQGIHTDYDTSEALCHYARQHLKNPGELWIVANRFLNYANLIGQHFTETNIKADNNGFKVIYALAHE
- a CDS encoding thiolase family protein; translation: MTGIVIVNGARTAMGGFQGSLSAATAPQLGAAVIQAAVQRAGLQPTDVQEVIMGCVLPAGLKQGPARQAMRLAGLPDQTGAVTINKLCGSGMKAVMQASDMIKAGSAEVVVAGGMESMSNAPYLLPKARGGYRMGHGEVKDHMFLDGLEDAETGRLMGSFAQDMANSREYSREQMDNFAIRSLERAQTAIREGYFKDEIIPVTISTRKGDVVVDQDEQPFKANIEKIPQLKPAFAKDGTITAANASSISDGASALLLTSEHYAAEKGLQPLAKIVAYASNSQHPSEFTIAPVGAIEKVLKQTGWNAQDVDLWEINEAFAMVTMCPIDDFKLDPAKVNIHGGACALGHPVGSTGSRIILTLIHALKRIGGQKGIATLCIGGGEATAVAIELL
- a CDS encoding amino acid permease, which gives rise to MSSTDLRKLQRKLGARHLNMIAIGGSIGTGLFLASGTTISQAGPGGALLAYALIGIMIYFLMTSLGELATHNPTSGAFFTYGNKYVEEGFGFALGWNYWYNWAITVAFELVAVQFIMKFWLPDIPGFYWSALFLGVIFCINALTVRGFGESEFLFSLIKVIAIIFFIIVGIYMIANIMLSPTESIAKNWTTGDAPFVGGLQAMIGVAMVAGFSFQGTEMVGVAAGESKNPKKTIPLAIKQIFWRILLFYIVCIFIIGTLIAYTDPNLNLAAEGTVGNVTLSPFTLILERAGFAFAAGMMNAVILSAILSAGNSGMYSSTRMLFNMAQNGKAPRWFAKLDRRGVPMHALYATTAVAALCFLTTFIGEQQVFTWLLNMSGMCGFIVWLGIAISHYRFRKGYIAQGYKLEDLAYRAKFFPFAPWFAFILCSIIVLGQNYEAIIGDKINWVGLLSTYITIPLFLVIWLGYKFKYRTKLVSYQDMDVKPMNTDREI
- a CDS encoding GspH/FimT family pseudopilin — its product is MDMPATSPSSKHYPDQGLTLLEVLLSITLLVIIASIAVPSVSYQLQRRESDQVQQTLSKLLQLAKLEALSRQQNIVLCASTDLQNCQAQAWHNGLLLFVDYNHNQQRDTDEPILQHNKQQLRHGSLQWLGNASHINSIVFQGDNALPRGSMGRFRYCNSQYNSLSHDLILSAMGHQRPILRPNCSSS
- a CDS encoding uracil-xanthine permease family protein, producing MSTPNTPQKTDTTIDLVYGLNDKPRAIVAFFAALQHLLAIIVPIVTPGLLICLALGVSKQDTNMILSMSLIISGIATFLQCKKVGPFGAGLLIVQGTSFNFIGPIIGIGSAMVAHGTPIHQVMAAIFGVVIAGSFIEMGVSRILPWVKNFITPLVTGIVVLLIGLTLIKEGLISMGGGYAAMSSNTFANSSNLMMSCTVLAIIILLNRVRIVWVKSSAILIALLIGYALAGVMGHLDFSGLQDAPVLQIPQPMHFGISFDWGLFIPMAFIYLVTSLEAIGDITATSKISNQAVTGPQWMQRIKGGVLVNGANSFLAGLFNTFPSSVFAQNNGVIQLTGVASRYVGIWIAFMLIILGLFPAVAGIIQAVPQAVLGGAVMVMFGAVAASGINILAGIQLDRRALLIIAISLALGLGVAQVPQILEHLPELIRNIFSSGVATGGIAALLLNLLLPAGHKNDDA
- a CDS encoding RtcB family protein; this translates as MGIQMILNAKAVYGVPVKIYTQDVDEESLIQLRKMAQLQFVHSHIAVMPDVHVGKGATVGSVVPTKNAIIPATVGVDIGCGMNALRLSLKAAQLPDNLSALRNAIERKVPVGFEMHKQIKAKASTLSPLDKQLQVITRKHPALTRMLRHFNSTWQKQLGTLGGGNHFIELCVDENQDVWIMLHSGSRGLGNVIGTYFIERAKKEAQHRFGHVPDKDLSYFAEGSTSFDDYVEAVAWAQHYAYENRREMMRLVLEAIRPLLPSFQMTKEAINCHHNYVQKETHFGEEVYVTRKGAIRAGLGEYGIIPGSMGAQSFIVRGKGNPESFCSCSHGAGRKMSRSKAKQVFSQQDLIAQTNGIECRKDKSVVDEIPAAYKDIQHVMANQQDLIEVVHTLKQVLCVKG
- the omp38 gene encoding outer membrane protein Omp38, yielding MKLSRIALAMLVAAPLAAANAGVTVTPLLLGYTFQDTKHNNSRDHLTNNGELQDDLFVGAALGVELTPWLGFEAEYNQVKGDVDAANLNGAEYKQRQINGNFYVTSDLITKNYDSKIKPYVLLGGGHYKYTFSGASDSALGRVNRGLKEEGTLGNAGIGAFWRLNDVLSLRTEARATYNIDEDFWNYTALAGLNVVLGGHLKPAAPVAVVEPVAPVVPAPVVEQPKELTETLNMELRVFFDINKSNIKDQYKPEIAKVAEKLNEYPNATASIEGHTDNTGPRQLNERLSLARANSVKSALVGEYNIDPARLSTQGFAWDNPIADNKTKEGRAMNRRVFATIVGSRTVLAQPGQ